The Desulfuromonas acetexigens genomic sequence GAGCCGGGTGCGCCGCACATGGGGGAGCAGAAGGGCCGAAAGGCCGATCTGCGCGGCGCACAACCCGCCGATGAGATAGAGGGCGAGGAGGACCGGAGAAAGGGCCAGACCCCGTCCGTACCATTGATAAACCACCGCCCCGAGGAGGAAGAGGGCGATGATCAGCGCCCGGACCAGCAGATACCAGCGCAACTGACTCCTGGCCACCCGATTCGGGTGGGGGCGGCGCAGGATCTCCAGAAGTTTCCGCATCAGCCGCCGACGGTGCCGGCCAGCTTGAAGATCGGCAGGTACATGGCGATAACCAGGCCGCCGACGGTGGTGCCGAGGAAGAGCATGAGCAGCGGTTCCATCATGGCGGTCAGGTTGGACACCGCGTCGTCCACTTCGTCATCGTAGAAGTCGGCGATCTTGTTGAGCATGGTATCGATGGCGCCGGACTGCTCGCCGACCGCGATCATCTGGCAGACCATGGGCGGGAAGACCCCCGACTCCTCCAGCGGCTCGGCGATGGTCTTGCCCTCGCTGATGCTCTGGCGCACCTTGTAGATGGCCGTTTCCACCGTCTTGTTGCCGGCGGTCTTGGCGACGATGTCGAGACCGTCGAGAATCGGCACGCCGCTGGAGATCATCGTCCCCAGGGTGCGGGTGAACTTGGCGACGGCGACCTTGCGGATGAGAATCCCGAAAACCGGCACACTCAAGGCCCACTTGTCGATGGCCGCCCGCCCCGCCTTGGTCCGATAGATGCGCTTGACGCCCCAGATGGTGAGGAAAATGCCGGCGATAATGACGAGGATGTACTTCTGGATGAAGTTACTTATATTGATGACGATCTGGGTCGGCATCGGCAACGAACCGCCGAAATCGGCGAACATCTTCTCGAAAGCGGGGATGACGAAGACCAGGATAACGGCGATGACCAGAACGGCGATGCCGATGATGGTGGTCGGATAGGTCATGGCGCTTTTGACCTGCTTTTTCAGTTTGAGCGCCTTCTCGATGTAGGCGGCGAGACGGTTGAGGATGGTGTCGAGAATACCGCCGACCTCGCCGGCCGCGACCAGGTTGACATAGAGGTCGTCAAAGGCCTTGGGATGTTTCTTCAGGGCGTCAGCGAAGGTCGAGCCGGATTCCACCGCCTCTTTGACGTTGACCAGGATCCCCTTGAAGGTCTTGTTGTCCTGCTGGCGCCCGAGGATGTCGAGACACTGGACCAGAGGAAGACCGGCGTCGATCATGGTGGCGAACTGGCGGGTGAAGACCACCAGGTCCTTGGTGGTGATCTTCGGGGCAAAACCGGGAATCTTCAGCTCGACATCAAGCCCCTTGCCCCGCTCCTTGACCTTGGTCGGCATGATCCCGTTACGGCGCAACTGGGCATTGACCGCCGCCTCGTTGGGCGCTTCCATCTCCCCCTTCTGCACCTGTCCCGTGCGATTCTTGCCTTCCCAGGAAAACTTCGCCATAAAAACACCTCGTTTAGAAACACCGATGGGTTCAAGGGGAGCAATAAAAAGCCCCGCCCGTTAGGATCGAACGACTACCGTTGCGGCGCGGGAGCGCCGCCGGTAATGTTGCGGCGCAAAACCGACGCCGGGTTGGCGATCATCTGCTTGAGCTCCTCCGGCTCCGAGGAGCGGGTGAGCGCCGTCTCCATGCTCACCAGCTTCCGGTGGTAGAGCATGAAGAGGGCCTGGTTCATGGTCTGCATGCCGAATTTATCCTGGCCCATCTGCATCTGCGAATAGATCTGATGCACCTTGTCGTCGCGAATCAGAGCGCGGATCGCCATGTTCGGCACCATTACCTCCAGGGCCAGCACCCGCCCGCTACCGCTGGCGTGGGGAAGCAAGGTCTGGGAGAGCACCCCTTCGAGGACGAAGGAGAGCTGGGTGCGCACCTGCTGCTGCTGATTGGTGGGGAAGACGTCGACAATCCGGTTGATGGTCTGCACGCAGGAATTGGTGTGCAAGGTGGCGAAACAGAGATGGCCGGTCTCGGCGATGGTCAGTGCCGCCTCGATCGTCTCCATGTCGCGCATCTCGCCGAGCAGCACCACATCGGGGTCCTGGCGCAGGATGTACTTGAGCGCCCTCTTGAAGGACTGGGTATCGGCCCCGACCTCACGCTGATTGACCAGACACCTTTTATGGGGATGGAGGAACTCGACGGGATCCTCGATGGTGATGATGTGCTCGGCGCGCTCGCTGTTGATCGAATCGATCATCGACGCCAGGGTCGTCGACTTGCCGCTGCCGGTAGGCCCGGTGACCAGCACCAGTCCCCGGGGCTTCTTGCAGATGTCGCGCACCACCTGGGGCAGCCCCAGTTCGTCGAAGGTCTTGATCTGGTAGGGAATCAGCCGGAAGGCCCCGGCCACGGCGCCGCGCTGCATGAAGAGATTGCCGCGGAAACGGGAGAGGCCC encodes the following:
- a CDS encoding type IV pilus twitching motility protein PilT, with the protein product MVSMHQLLKTMVEQGASDLHISTGTAPLVRIDGEMVPLKLPLLQPADTKQLCYSILTDAQKRKFEEENELDLSFGVKGLSRFRGNLFMQRGAVAGAFRLIPYQIKTFDELGLPQVVRDICKKPRGLVLVTGPTGSGKSTTLASMIDSINSERAEHIITIEDPVEFLHPHKRCLVNQREVGADTQSFKRALKYILRQDPDVVLLGEMRDMETIEAALTIAETGHLCFATLHTNSCVQTINRIVDVFPTNQQQQVRTQLSFVLEGVLSQTLLPHASGSGRVLALEVMVPNMAIRALIRDDKVHQIYSQMQMGQDKFGMQTMNQALFMLYHRKLVSMETALTRSSEPEELKQMIANPASVLRRNITGGAPAPQR
- a CDS encoding type II secretion system F family protein — its product is MAKFSWEGKNRTGQVQKGEMEAPNEAAVNAQLRRNGIMPTKVKERGKGLDVELKIPGFAPKITTKDLVVFTRQFATMIDAGLPLVQCLDILGRQQDNKTFKGILVNVKEAVESGSTFADALKKHPKAFDDLYVNLVAAGEVGGILDTILNRLAAYIEKALKLKKQVKSAMTYPTTIIGIAVLVIAVILVFVIPAFEKMFADFGGSLPMPTQIVINISNFIQKYILVIIAGIFLTIWGVKRIYRTKAGRAAIDKWALSVPVFGILIRKVAVAKFTRTLGTMISSGVPILDGLDIVAKTAGNKTVETAIYKVRQSISEGKTIAEPLEESGVFPPMVCQMIAVGEQSGAIDTMLNKIADFYDDEVDDAVSNLTAMMEPLLMLFLGTTVGGLVIAMYLPIFKLAGTVGG